The window caatggcctcttgtgttccaggcttacatcttttagtgaacgctagaatatcatgtactaatatatatatatgcatgtgtgtgtgtgtgtgtgtgtgtgtgtgtgtgatgctaaaccagactgcctgctccatcagatgaaaggaaatcctctcagaacccaaataaaatagaagatttagcaaccagacacagaagcccaggtgaaaccgtccacatcagcatctccagttctaccagctctaaaaacacacttcttaaataataaaacactaaactcagccaacggatgaagacgtcctggtgccagatgctacctaagacatcaccagttcagctgacttgataaaacacttggtgactaaaacaaacatctggtgacctggtaaaaaacagtcctggtgcaacaagctacctgagacaaacctttccagtcgaccagttcaagaaagaaagaaagaaagaaagaaagaaagaaagaaagaaagaaagaaagaaaaagaaagaaagaaagaaagaaagaaagaaagaaagaaagaaagaaagaaagaaagaaagaaagaaagaaagaaagaaagaaagaaagaaagaaagaaagaaatgatcttcagtgatcctcacagtggtgggcagtcagggccagcaaagccttctctgctggcctaaacttactcaaaaacgtaagtgtatttttttttcctttggtaaatattctttcaataaaaatatgttcactggtcaattttctttttatcctattatacccacttggttgcgctgcttccagtgttgaaataccaaggctgggtgttatccaatcagatttaagctagcttgtgttttcaggcagattaagtctgctctaggccttcagaatcaatcgagaagcccgctgtaagtgaacagagacgagccagttgcgatagccaatcagctcacgagtcagcttggcccaggccagctagctggcctcacgcaaaagttgacatgaacgcatcctgtgattggataagcagtagtttgaacttttctagcggcattaagcaaaatatcaaaactaaacacggagatttgtatctataggcagctatcggggtatttttgtacaaatgatggctgaaagaggagaagggaaggacttggtggcagatttacttgccacaccattttcaagacggacctttcaagaaaaaatggatattgtgagaacaggtcgtccgactccaatgctagctggcttggcccagcaggggaaaggatttgttcgtcattttcaggcaagcaactatgaacggtacccatggctaacagcttcagagaaccgctgcaggctattctgctgggaattgcctgttgctcgcatcagatcgaTTTGGTATTTGGAGTTTTACTGGATTTGCCAATTTAAGTTGTTTCACCAAGGCAGCAAAGAGACAACAAAGCACGGCTGGCCACTTACAAGCTACGGTGCTTTTAAAAACCTTTGGGGACACCCGAGTGGATCTGCAGCTCAGTGAACAGGCGCGCAAGGACACGGAGCTCCACAACGAAAAGGTGAAGAAAAATAGGGAGATATTGAAAAGGCTGATGGATTGTGTCATATTTTTGGGTAAACAAGAACTTTCATTTAGGGGACATGATGAAAACCCCCAGTCATTAAATAGAGGGAATTATGCGGAGCTTCTATCTTTTCTTGCTGAACATGATGCCGACTTGCATTACCACCTGACCACCAACAGGGTCTTTACTGGGACATCAGGCAGAATACAAAATGACCTCATTTATGCTATTGCTGAAGTGATGGGAGATGAGATCAAAATGGAGATCAGAAGAGCCCCTTTTGTCGCCGTCATGGTTGATGAAACCACAGACGTGGGTAACGTGGCACAGCTGGCACTGGTCCTGCGCTATGTGACAGCCACAGGTGTCAAGGAGCGTTTTGTCAAATTTGTGGATGTAACGAGTGGCAGGCGAGCTGATGACCTTGCCGCGCTTATTTTCCGTATTCTTGAGGAATATGAATGCTGTTTGGACAAAGTTGTTGCACAGTGTTACGATGGTGCAGCGGTGATGGCATCTGGACTAAACGGGGTGCAGGCTAAAATTAAGGAAAAGGCACCTATGGCCTTATTCATTCACTGTTATGCACATCGTCTTAATTTAGTGCTGACTCAAGGGGCCTCAAAGCTTAAAGAGTGCAAGGTCTTTTTTGCCAATCTGAATGGCCTCGCTGCGTTTTTCTCCAGATCCCCGAAGCGCACACAGTTGCTGGATGATGTGTGCAAACGGCGTCTTCCTCGTGTTGCGCCAACACGGTGGCAATATTCATCAAGACTGGTGAATGCAGTCTTTGAGAATCGAGTTGCTCTAAAGGAGTTGTTTGGTCACATATTGGACCATCACAAGGAGTATGATGAGGACACCGTGCTTTCTGCAGATGGATTTAACGCACGGCTGGAcgattttgagttttgttttttgcTCAACACATTCAATGGGCTTTTTGAGTATGCTGATGTGCTTTTTGGAATACTGCAGACCAAATCATTGGATGTGCAATTCTGCATGGCCAGGCTGAACGAGTTTTGTGACAAAGTTGAGCAAGAGAGGGGCAATTTCAGTGATATATATGAAGAAGCAATGCGCGCCTCCGGTGGTCCAAGTGTGCGCAGAGGCCAACGCACGGCGCAAGGTGATCTCCATGCACATTACCAAAAACTCCACAacagcattctggacaacattCTTTCCCAGACAAGGAATCGATTTCAGGACCATGAAATGTTGATGTTTCTCTCCCTTCTTGACCCCCAGCACTTTCAGACATACAGAAAAAAATTCCCGACAGCAGCCTTCTCCAGCTTAACAAAGAGCCACGGACCACTGTTTGATCTTCCCCGACTTAAAACAGAACTGACTGTAATGTATGCTATGGCTGATTTTGAAGGAAAAAGTCCCGCTGATCTACACGATTTTCTTCTCAGCAAAAACCTGAGTGAGAGTATGGGACAACTTTACGCCCTGGCCTGTTTGGCTGTGACTATCCCGGTGTCCACTGCCTCTGTTGAGCGCTCATTCTCAGCATTAAAGCGCgtaaaaacgtacgccagaaacacgaccggacagacacggctttcagcattagcctccatgtccatagaaaaggctctactcatggacctgaagcgcacagataaactgtatgacagagccattgaggttttcctgaggaaagaaagaaggatggattttattttcaaatgagcaggagaggaggagatccatgctggacatttatgttggtgagtagaaacattttattagtatttttttatgttttgtcattttatttcgtTAATAATCaagaaatggtaacgaaataaaatggctaaatgaaattattctgtttcTATGCCATTAATGTTGTGTacaacgtggtgtgtgcagctgcgccaacattgtttcgcggtgccattttctcctaaacaaatgcaaatgtttttgctttacttatt is drawn from Nothobranchius furzeri strain GRZ-AD chromosome 4, NfurGRZ-RIMD1, whole genome shotgun sequence and contains these coding sequences:
- the LOC139069780 gene encoding zinc finger MYM-type protein 1-like, yielding MANSFREPLQAILLGIACCSHQIDLAAKRQQSTAGHLQATVLLKTFGDTRVDLQLSEQARKDTELHNEKVKKNREILKRLMDCVIFLGKQELSFRGHDENPQSLNRGNYAELLSFLAEHDADLHYHLTTNRVFTGTSGRIQNDLIYAIAEVMGDEIKMEIRRAPFVAVMVDETTDVGNVAQLALVLRYVTATGVKERFVKFVDVTSGRRADDLAALIFRILEEYECCLDKVVAQCYDGAAVMASGLNGVQAKIKEKAPMALFIHCYAHRLNLVLTQGASKLKECKVFFANLNGLAAFFSRSPKRTQLLDDVCKRRLPRVAPTRWQYSSRLVNAVFENRVALKELFGHILDHHKEYDEDTVLSADGFNARLDDFEFCFLLNTFNGLFEYADVLFGILQTKSLDVQFCMARLNEFCDKVEQERGNFSDIYEEAMRASGGPSVRRGQRTAQGDLHAHYQKLHNSILDNILSQTRNRFQDHEMLMFLSLLDPQHFQTYRKKFPTAAFSSLTKSHGPLFDLPRLKTELTVMYAMADFEGKSPADLHDFLLSKNLSESMGQLYALACLAVTIPVSTASVERSFSALKRLPTLNWECEFDFKGSGNYMS